Within Sorghum bicolor cultivar BTx623 chromosome 2, Sorghum_bicolor_NCBIv3, whole genome shotgun sequence, the genomic segment TGAACCTGTCGTTTCCCAAGGCCATGCGGTGGTGGGAGAAGGGGCTGCACCCCAACATGCGGGAGATCGAGTCCGCGCAGGACCTCGCCGACTCCCTCCTCAACGCCGGCGACaagctcgtcgtcgtcgatttTTTCTCCCCAGGCTGCGGCGGCTGCCGCGCTCTCCACCCCAAGGTACGTAGGCGCAGCGCAGCTCGTGTCTGATTCCTAGAACACCCAAAGATTTGCTCGATTCTCTTCTCTGTGCTGACGGGGACCGATGGATTCTGCCGCGCAGATTGCCCAGTTCGCCGAGAAGAACCCGGACGTGCTGTTCCTGCAAGTGAACTACGAGACGCACAAGTCCATGTGCTACAGCCTCCACGTCCATGTCCTCCCGTTCTTCAGGTTCTACAGGGGAGCCGAGGGACGGGTCAGCAGCTTCAGCTGCACCAATGCAACGGTAAGAATCGACCACCTCTCCAACTTCAAGAACCAgcagatgaatgaatgaatgaatgagtcTTGTAATATTGTGTCTGGTACAACTGTGTTCGTTTTCAGATCAAGAAGTTCAAGGACGCCCTCGCCAAGCACGGGGCTGACAGGTGCAGCCTCGGCCCTGCACGGGGGCTGGACGAGTCGGAGCTCATGGCCTTGGCTGCGAACAGAGACCTGCAGTTCACCTACCAGAAGCCGGGCCTCGTCCCGCTTGCGGAAGCCATTGCCAAGGAGGCTGCTGCACCGGGAGGCCCGTGGCTTCCTCTGCCTGCGTCCGCGACTCAACAATTGCTGGGTCATCATGGATCGGATAACTCATTGCTATCATCTGGAAGATAGACCGTAGTACTAGTTAGTTTCATCGGAGGTGGTTCGTCCATCTTTGTATAGATTTGATTCTTTCGTGGTCTGATTCTGAAGTGACAGACAAATTGAGATGCGGATGCGCAGGCTGAAGCTTTTGGAAAGTCTGCTGCTCTGCTCTGACTATTGCGTCTGTATTTGTTGCATCTAGACCTTTTGCTCACTTGTTTagatcgcaaaaattttcaagattccccgtcacatcgaatctttgttacatgcatggagcattaaataaagataaaaataaaaactaattacgcagtttacctgaaatttgtgagatgaatcttttgagtctagttactccgtgattggacaatgtttatcaaataaaaacgaaagtgctacagtagccaaaaagccaaaattttgccaactaacaAGGCCATCATGAAAAATCGTTTGCTTGGCGAAACTGTATGGGTCATTCCAATCCTCTATGCAGCGAGAAGTCATTTCTGCATGGTTGATGATACTAATATATATTCATGCAGTTCgtattgctgctgctgctgcaaggTTTAGGGCTTGAGGGCTTGAATTCTGGCCTTTGTGTGTGTTCATAGCGAACTTGAGAGCTTGAATTCTGGTCTTTGTGTGTGTTAATGGGGAACTTGAAAGGTTGAACTTTGGCCTTTGTATGTGTTCATGGTGAAGTTTTGGTGCCTCAACCGTAATCAACCTACCTGTTTGTTCCTTGATCTGAACTCGCATGCAGTTTCATTTATTTGTGCGACATTGTTCTGAAACAGATGTCTGTCcggattcttttttttttaatctagATGTCTGTCCGTTTGGTATTGCTATGCTGGCGCTATGAGTCAGGATAATCGTTAAAGATGAATGTTCAGACGAAAGGCCAAAAACTGTTTTGTTTCGCTCCATCATTTGGGCAATGATCTTATCAGAGGTTTTATGGATAAGGCAGTCTATGGTTCCTGTCTTTTAGCTTGTATATCCACGGCAGAAGCAATGGGCATTGCTGATGGTATTGGGTAGGTCTTAGGTCATGATCTTGGCACGTGAGACGGAAAAGGCGTGTGTTTGTGTTATCTTGGCATGTGCCAGCCGATAGTGGTGGTCATGATATTGAACTGCAGGGAATCAGGCGTTCACTTCAATAATACAGCTACAAGAAGCACTGAAGTAGTAAAAGAGCACAGTGCTGGAATTTGTTTTAGAGTTCCAGTTCCAGCCAATTTGTTAGCATCATCAGAGTTGAGTTTCCGTCTCCCCTGGCAGCAGGAGCTGCAGCTGCTTGATCTGACTGTGTATGGGCAACAGTTGCTACTGGATGCTGCTGCAGCAATCGCAAAACGAACATCTTCACGGCACTGCTTCAGCATCCGTGGGAGGCGATTCTGATAGGAGGGGAAGATTCCGGATGAGAATCACAAGACAACGTCACAGAGATGGTCACATCCATGACCACAAAGATATTTTTTTCCCCCTTTTTCAGTAACAGCGATTGAACAGACCGCAGATGAACGAAGTGGATaaactaaaaaaaaaatctcgacGGGCAGAGAAACAAACAACAACACCCTGAAGAGCTATCCGATTGCATAGTTTGAGCGTCGATTTGTGGTCCGGTTCATGTATGGCTCGATGGTTTTGGAAAATAAAAATCTGAAAGGGGCTCGATTATACCTGCACGGGGGCTCTCGTTTAAAGAAGGATCAGGGTCGACCCCAACCTCTTTTGCTGCAGATGTTAACTATCTGCGGTGCTCCGAGGTTCGAACCTCTTATTACGTCTACGCATCATAGAAACCATAGCATCTACTTGCCGGTGCCAGGGCTCTGGCAGTCCATCTGCCACGACGTGGACGACCTAGCTAGTGGCCAGAAGGGCGTGAACGGCAGCTCCATCGGTGAGCAGATTGTAGAAAAGAGATAGGAGCCAACACAATCGGTATGAATCTCAGATGAATATATATGTATTACATCAGATGAGGTTTCTATCTTTAGCAATCGTTCCTGGTCTACGCTACTCTTGCGTATGGTGGACGTGGTGACCGCGCACCCTAGCGCCTGCAGTTGCCAAGTCCTTGGGTCGACCTGTTGTATCCTTAACACAGATGCCCTACCGCCTAATAAGTTCCAGGAGTACAGCATCACGGCTTGTATGCGGAGAGAGGGCGCTCAGGAGACGGGCCCGAGAGCGATTGGACGAAGATATACGCTGGTGGAGAGTCCGAGAACAGTACTGCAACCTCATGGATCAACCCCAAGGGTCGGACGGATCATGACCGTGTTGCTCCTCTTGGTTTTGAGGTCGAACAACCGAATTGCTCCGCTTGCTAAAATGAGAAGCGGATCGACTTTTTAAGTGGATCAAACCGCGCCCCTTGCAGGTTGACCTGCCTTTGCCCTCCACGCACCCACAATGTGGGTCAACACAGTCCACTCGTTTTGACAGATGGACAAAGCTGACCCACATCTGGTGACACGAGGATTTTCAGTCCTCTGCTCTACCAACTGAGCTATCCCGACCCTTTCTTGTGCATCATCTTAGTAAAGTATTTGCATCTATGTCAATTAAAGGGACTAAAAAATCAATAAAGTATTCCATTCAAAATTAGGAAATGGGGAGGGGTAGTCCTATGCATTGTGGATGGCTTACTTAATAATACTTAAAAAATCGaattaatataaataaataaaaaaagagataaAAAAGAAATCATCTATTTAATGAATAGCATATGGAATATTCCACTTTGGGTCACTCAATCTTTCATCCAAACACGGATCTATCTGGCTTCAACGTGTTCCAACCAACCGCAACTAAATTCAACGCAAATATACAGCTTTCTTTTTAGGAAAAAACATACGGCTAATGACTCCTCTTGCATGTATGTGCCTAGCAGGCTGTGCCAAATAATATTTTAGCATGCTATGCAAGAAGCTAGgactatttatttttttacagaTTTATTACAGGTAAGCTTACAAAAATATAATGATATTTTGCACAATTAGATCACCCTATTTACTCCACATAATTTGCAGCAATATAGTGATGTTTTGCACAATTCGATCTGCCCCTTTTTACTCCACCCGATAGGCCACCACAATATTTTTTATGACTCAACCCAAATGGATATCCGCGGTTCTTCTCTAAATAGCCAATTCCTTCCCTCATTTTTTCATTTAGTTCATTTAGATACACTACAGAAGAACCATGGATATCCATTTggagagccatcctcatccttatGTGGTTCATCAAAGTGACTGCTTTCATATGCCTTGAGTATTTCACTTCTGATTGTTAAATCTTAGCTTCCAAGCCAACGAATGGCTAGCCAATGAGCTAAGAATTTATTAAACGTTGTGTTTTCCTTCCTAATATGCTACTTCATGAAACGACCAACAGCAAGGTACCAGACTGAAATCTTTTCTGCAAAATAACAGTCCACGACTAATATTGCTCTGTGCCGTTGCTAAACTTTGATTAATGAACACTACAAACAATTATTTATTCTGCTGGCGGAGAAAGATGAAGAATTGCCAAATGATGTCATTTCCTGTAATGTACTAACTTCCTCTATTTAAAACATGTCATTAGCCTACAACAGCTACTAACGGATACCCGCCTGCCCAGTGCCTAGCTCTTTCAAAACATGGTGTGTACGTCGACGTCACTCTCAAATATAGAGTAGATGTGGAGCAGCCCGACGGAATATATAGCCATGACTATTTCTCTCACTCAACAAACAACACAAGGATAAATATTCAAATAATCCAAGACCACGACCACATGAATCACGACAGCATTAAGCCGTTACGACCTTAAACACCAAACGATCCTTACAAGTCGTAATAAGGTAGATACACAACCAACACAACAAAATATATGAAACCAAAGAACTAGAGATTCACGTTGGCACCTCTTAGGATTACCATTATGTCACTGGGTCACTGCTTATAATTTATTATGCAGGAACGACAATCAGAAGTCGGCAGATATCATCTGCTATTATCTGCTTGCCAGTTGACGAAAGGAAGCCAGCAGATACCAGTCTACAATTATTCAGCTGCAACATTTCCACCGCCACATCCAACAAGACCTATCATCAGACAAACATGTTTAGATGCTATCATAACTTCACAGAAAAGCGGATACAAAGTCATTGGTTACAGAAGCAAAATTAGCAATTGCATTTCACTTCAGCATAACCACCAATTCGAAGTTGAAGCAAGGTTTCATTCCTACAACTAAACATGGCATGTATGATTTATCTATTCCCCTGATGTAATGAAATAGAAACCAGTAAAGCATTCAGACCTGCTAAAGATAATAGTATAATACATTAGGATCTGCATAACCAGGaatacaaaaaaaattatatatttgTAACGAAAATAAATCTGTTCATCATGGTGGAGAACAAGCACCTTGTCGTTCTTATTAAACAGTGAGCAGCATTTTGTGTTTTCTCGGCTAAATAATACAGAATAAAAACAGTTGTGCAACAGAGAACATCAGAACAATAGCCTGACACCTAAAAAATATACAAGTGAGGCAACACAAAAGGGAAGAAACTGGGAATATTAAACACTAGAGCAACAAAAAATTTATTCCTAACCACATATTTCCCCTCAATATAAGATAACATAAGCTATTTAACTTAAAATTGAAAGACTCAAGCAATCTTAAACGCTGATCACAGTTGGCACTGATTTATGATCAACAACTATATCCTATCAATTGTATAAGCACTGCTCATATAAGTCTAACTGGGATTAAAATAAGATGGCCCATCGTTAACATGATTCACTAACACAAAATGAGATAATCTGACAAGAGAATTAACGATTATATCTTTCTTCTCTTGGATACAATAGTCAAAATTATTCTTTCCAGCATTGTAAC encodes:
- the LOC110432174 gene encoding thioredoxin-like 1-1, chloroplastic codes for the protein MAEALCNGVVASPYGGGDVGVAGRARGAAKAALAESLPVGGYATKSSFSAGRMSVSDRKPRPLSRNLEAAAAPGQMNLSFPKAMRWWEKGLHPNMREIESAQDLADSLLNAGDKLVVVDFFSPGCGGCRALHPKIAQFAEKNPDVLFLQVNYETHKSMCYSLHVHVLPFFRFYRGAEGRVSSFSCTNATIKKFKDALAKHGADRCSLGPARGLDESELMALAANRDLQFTYQKPGLVPLAEAIAKEAAAPGGPWLPLPASATQQLLGHHGSDNSLLSSGR